Proteins co-encoded in one Acidovorax sp. 69 genomic window:
- a CDS encoding ParA family protein → MPVVVVANPKGGVGKSTLSTNIAGYFASQGHPVILGDTDRQESAKLWLGLRPPAARAIGGWDTSSDVISRPPKGTTHAVLDTPAGLHGWRLNDVLKLADKIIVPLQPSVFDIFATRSFLDQLAEHRRAEGVQIGIVGMRVDARTKAAEQLHHFVDNLGFPVLGYLRDTQNYVHLAAHGLTLFDVAPGRVARDLEQWQGICTWLNS, encoded by the coding sequence ATGCCAGTCGTCGTAGTCGCCAATCCGAAGGGCGGCGTGGGCAAGTCCACGTTGTCTACCAACATCGCGGGCTACTTTGCAAGCCAAGGGCATCCTGTGATCCTCGGCGACACCGACCGGCAGGAGTCGGCCAAGCTCTGGCTGGGCCTGCGCCCACCGGCTGCGCGTGCCATCGGCGGCTGGGACACCAGCTCGGACGTGATCAGCCGCCCTCCCAAGGGCACCACGCATGCGGTGCTCGACACCCCGGCCGGTCTGCATGGCTGGCGCCTGAACGACGTGCTCAAGCTGGCCGACAAAATCATCGTGCCGCTGCAGCCCAGCGTGTTCGACATTTTTGCCACGCGCAGCTTTCTGGACCAGCTGGCCGAGCACCGCCGCGCAGAAGGCGTGCAGATCGGCATCGTAGGGATGCGTGTGGATGCGCGCACCAAGGCGGCCGAGCAGTTGCACCACTTTGTGGACAACCTGGGCTTTCCCGTGCTGGGCTATCTGCGCGATACGCAAAACTATGTGCACCTGGCTGCGCATGGCCTCACACTGTTCGATGTGGCGCCGGGTCGGGTGGCGCGCGACCTGGAGCAATGGCAAGGAATCTGTACGTGGCTCAATTCTTGA
- a CDS encoding trimeric intracellular cation channel family protein yields MDPLFLDAPWVHTLRFLLEVAATIAFALSGVIAAARKRLDAVGVCVLAFVAAFGGGTLRDLLLDQRPFFWVRHTGFVWGILALCVGAMLFMRQRHFEPTERAMLLPDAIGLGLFAAVGVDIASAVGMEPIIAVVMGVITGAFGGVLRDVLCNEVPQAFSDHRPYALCAFAGGWADVALRHLQAPDWAPLVACVLLTAGLRGLALWRNWELPAWRV; encoded by the coding sequence ATGGACCCGTTGTTTCTCGACGCCCCCTGGGTGCATACCCTGCGCTTTCTTCTGGAGGTGGCGGCCACCATTGCGTTCGCGTTGTCGGGCGTGATCGCCGCTGCGCGCAAACGGCTCGACGCCGTGGGCGTGTGCGTGCTGGCCTTTGTCGCGGCCTTTGGCGGCGGCACGCTGCGTGACCTGCTGCTGGACCAGCGGCCATTCTTCTGGGTGCGGCACACCGGTTTCGTCTGGGGCATCCTGGCTCTGTGCGTGGGCGCGATGCTGTTCATGCGCCAGCGTCACTTCGAGCCCACCGAACGCGCCATGCTCCTGCCCGACGCCATCGGCCTGGGCCTCTTCGCGGCCGTGGGCGTCGACATCGCCTCCGCCGTCGGCATGGAGCCGATCATCGCCGTGGTGATGGGCGTGATCACCGGCGCGTTTGGCGGGGTGCTGCGCGACGTACTGTGCAACGAAGTACCCCAGGCCTTCAGCGATCATCGCCCGTACGCGTTGTGCGCCTTTGCCGGCGGCTGGGCCGACGTGGCCCTGCGCCACCTGCAAGCCCCCGACTGGGCGCCACTGGTGGCTTGCGTGCTGCTGACCGCCGGGCTGCGCGGGCTGGCGCTTTGGCGCAATTGGGAACTGCCCGCATGGCGGGTGTGA
- a CDS encoding transglutaminase family protein gives MTPNHPTPAALRATALIDSDAPAVQAFAAEHARGATDRERAVALYLAVRDGFRYDPYRIDLSPEGMAASSVLANGYGWCVPKAALLTAACRAAGIPARIGFADVRNHLSTERMRETMKTDLFIWHGYSDIWLDGQWRKATPAFNIELCERFGLLPLEFDGENDSIYHPFDKTGQRHMEYVHQRGAFDDMPLAQIVADFRSVYGGWLQGDATRSSLQDASFANDIAKEAR, from the coding sequence ATGACCCCGAACCACCCCACACCCGCCGCGCTGCGCGCCACCGCCCTCATCGACAGCGATGCCCCTGCCGTCCAGGCCTTTGCCGCCGAACACGCACGCGGCGCCACTGACCGTGAACGCGCCGTGGCCCTGTACTTGGCCGTGCGCGACGGCTTTCGCTACGACCCGTACCGCATTGACCTCTCACCGGAGGGCATGGCAGCCAGCAGCGTGCTGGCCAACGGCTATGGCTGGTGCGTACCCAAGGCAGCGCTGCTCACCGCCGCCTGCCGCGCGGCAGGCATCCCGGCACGCATAGGGTTTGCCGACGTGCGCAACCATCTCAGCACGGAGCGCATGCGCGAGACCATGAAGACCGATCTTTTCATCTGGCACGGCTACAGCGACATCTGGCTCGATGGCCAGTGGCGCAAGGCCACACCGGCCTTCAACATCGAACTGTGCGAGCGCTTCGGGCTGCTGCCGCTGGAGTTCGATGGGGAGAACGATTCCATCTACCACCCCTTTGACAAGACCGGCCAGCGCCACATGGAATACGTGCACCAGCGCGGCGCATTCGATGACATGCCCCTGGCGCAGATCGTGGCCGACTTCCGCTCGGTGTACGGCGGCTGGCTGCAGGGCGACGCCACCCGCAGCAGCCTGCAGGACGCCAGTTTTGCCAACGACATCGCCAAGGAAGCCCGCTGA
- a CDS encoding MaoC family dehydratase, producing MKIFRSYSEVSACVGQEVAVTDWITITQEQVNLFAQATGDHQWIHVDPERAKAGPFGAPIAHGFLTLSLIPRFFEAGLSIEGARMGVNYGLNKVRFTAPVPVGSRLRARLTLQAAEPVAPDGMQMTWLVTVEREGSDKPVCVAESLARNFGAPA from the coding sequence ATGAAAATCTTCCGCTCTTATTCCGAAGTCAGCGCCTGCGTGGGCCAGGAGGTCGCCGTGACCGACTGGATCACCATCACGCAGGAGCAGGTCAACCTGTTTGCCCAGGCCACGGGCGACCACCAATGGATCCATGTGGACCCCGAGCGCGCCAAGGCCGGGCCGTTTGGCGCACCCATTGCGCACGGGTTTCTCACGCTGTCGCTGATCCCGCGGTTCTTCGAGGCAGGCCTGAGCATCGAAGGCGCACGCATGGGGGTGAACTATGGCCTCAACAAAGTGCGCTTTACCGCGCCAGTGCCGGTGGGCAGCCGTTTGCGTGCACGCCTCACGCTGCAGGCCGCCGAGCCGGTGGCGCCCGATGGCATGCAGATGACCTGGCTGGTGACCGTGGAGCGCGAGGGCAGCGACAAGCCCGTGTGCGTGGCCGAATCGCTGGCGCGCAATTTCGGCGCTCCGGCCTGA
- a CDS encoding LysE family transporter translates to MDLQTWLAFFAASCLIAVSPGSGAVLSMSHGLSFGVRKTGATIFGLQLGLLLILLIAGAGVGSLLLASEVAFSVVKVLGACYLIYVGFNQWRAGDAPMVQGDEAAAAGTWQKRCLTGFLTNATNPKGIIFMVAVLPQFMTDMRPLWSQLLVMAATTLTVDVVVMHGYAFGASALRRLMRSARAVRTQNRVFGGLLMAVGAGLFFVKRGGQHA, encoded by the coding sequence ATGGACTTGCAGACTTGGCTGGCTTTTTTTGCGGCATCGTGCCTGATTGCAGTGTCGCCGGGCTCGGGGGCCGTGCTGTCGATGAGCCACGGCTTGTCGTTTGGCGTACGCAAGACGGGTGCCACGATCTTCGGCCTGCAACTGGGCCTGCTGCTGATCTTGCTGATCGCCGGTGCGGGCGTGGGCTCGCTGCTGCTGGCGTCTGAGGTGGCGTTCAGCGTGGTGAAGGTGCTGGGCGCCTGCTATTTGATCTACGTGGGCTTCAACCAGTGGCGTGCGGGGGATGCGCCCATGGTGCAGGGCGACGAGGCCGCAGCGGCTGGCACCTGGCAAAAGCGCTGCTTGACGGGGTTTTTGACCAATGCCACCAACCCCAAGGGCATCATCTTCATGGTGGCTGTGTTGCCCCAGTTCATGACCGACATGCGCCCGCTGTGGAGCCAGTTGCTCGTGATGGCTGCCACCACGCTGACGGTGGACGTGGTGGTGATGCACGGCTACGCTTTTGGCGCCAGCGCACTGCGCCGCCTGATGCGCAGTGCCCGGGCCGTGCGCACGCAGAACCGCGTGTTTGGCGGCCTGTTGATGGCGGTGGGCGCCGGGCTGTTTTTTGTCAAGCGCGGCGGCCAGCACGCTTGA
- a CDS encoding helix-turn-helix transcriptional regulator: protein MLAQNIVIARKRRKETQAQWAQRLGVSQPTMARIERGDPSVSMASYVMCMWLINQAQGLADLIAPQNDLTSLEQEVARARPRPRPNARATAQKLAKASHTTSTKTATETQAVALPPASKVNAPIHPRASHLVREERSFPGIDQANAAMRAALMAAGLGHEEQIKKAMQMATGLGSEEEMARTLGIAGLGAPERLPNSTAAGLAALIAGQKKARP, encoded by the coding sequence TTGCTCGCGCAGAACATCGTGATAGCGCGCAAGCGCCGCAAGGAAACGCAGGCCCAGTGGGCCCAAAGGCTGGGCGTGTCGCAGCCCACCATGGCGCGCATTGAGCGCGGCGACCCGTCGGTGTCCATGGCTTCGTATGTGATGTGCATGTGGCTCATCAACCAAGCCCAGGGGCTGGCCGACCTGATTGCGCCGCAGAACGACCTGACTTCGCTGGAGCAGGAGGTGGCCAGAGCCCGGCCCCGGCCCCGGCCCAACGCTCGGGCCACGGCGCAGAAGCTAGCGAAAGCCTCCCATACAACTTCAACAAAAACGGCGACCGAAACGCAAGCCGTCGCCCTACCGCCCGCATCAAAAGTCAATGCGCCAATTCATCCAAGGGCCTCACACCTTGTAAGAGAAGAGCGTTCATTCCCGGGAATCGATCAGGCGAATGCAGCAATGAGAGCCGCGCTGATGGCGGCTGGACTGGGCCACGAGGAACAGATCAAGAAAGCCATGCAGATGGCCACCGGATTGGGCAGTGAAGAAGAGATGGCAAGGACCCTAGGGATCGCAGGACTCGGCGCGCCGGAACGCCTGCCCAACAGCACCGCCGCTGGTCTGGCCGCACTGATCGCGGGCCAGAAGAAAGCGCGGCCATGA
- a CDS encoding PaaI family thioesterase encodes MNTPENAATVNDTPAGFVALEAGGPYIQHNGPLYVLHQGKVVKFGFRVERRHTNPMGNLHGGMMATFCDMLVPLSVHRKSDQVADRFLPTISLQIDYLAPAPLGAWVEGEADPLRITRSLVFAQGLVTAGGVPCARVSGVFKIGPAVPSNAVE; translated from the coding sequence ATGAACACCCCCGAGAACGCAGCCACCGTCAACGACACCCCCGCAGGCTTTGTGGCACTGGAAGCCGGCGGACCTTACATCCAGCACAACGGCCCGTTGTATGTACTGCACCAGGGCAAGGTGGTGAAATTCGGCTTTCGCGTGGAGCGGCGGCACACCAACCCCATGGGCAACCTGCACGGCGGCATGATGGCCACCTTTTGCGACATGCTGGTGCCCCTGTCGGTGCACCGAAAAAGCGACCAGGTGGCCGACCGCTTTTTGCCCACCATCAGCCTGCAGATCGACTACCTGGCCCCTGCCCCGCTAGGCGCCTGGGTCGAAGGCGAGGCCGATCCACTGCGCATCACGCGCTCGCTGGTGTTTGCGCAGGGCCTGGTCACGGCCGGCGGGGTGCCGTGTGCGCGGGTCAGTGGAGTGTTCAAGATCGGGCCTGCGGTGCCCAGCAACGCTGTGGAGTGA
- the kefC gene encoding glutathione-regulated potassium-efflux system protein KefC: MEHAPTWLTYGFLYLTAAVLAVPIAKALGLGAIIGYLAAGIAIGPWGLGLVSNVQDILHFAEFGVVLMLFLVGLELQPSRLWALRRPIFGTGSAQVLGCAAVLFALGALAGLPWRVSLVGALGLALSSTAIALQSLTERNLLRTQSGQAGFSILLFQDVAAIPILAMLPVLGAAAGEGVGHTPGDVALEALKIVAVIAAIILGGRLLLRPVLRWIAKSNTPEIFTAAALLLVVGIAYLMVMVGLSMALGAFLAGVLLADSEYRRELEADIEPFKGLLLGLFFIAVGMSIDFGVILRSPGLMAAILIGFLAAKAVVIYTLAKLVNIPYQERPVFTLLLAQGGEFAFVVFQAAAGANVFPAETASLLIGAVALSMLISPLLLVLLDRVLLRRYAKVKAPAAEEISEPQEAPIIIAGFGRYGQIVSRVLLAEGIHTTVLDHSVDMLEVARTFGYRVFYGDATRLDLLRIAGAEHARILVIAVDDAEQSLKIAKLAREHFPNLQIVARARDITHWNKLRDLGVTLVQRELFESSLKSAHTVLELMGLSPAEATTFTDRFRKHNIALADRMYPHHKDQAKYIAVAREGRSQLAEQMAKERQESAALGATGGQYPGYGVPEDGIRGDGAASARHSDK, from the coding sequence ATGGAACACGCCCCCACCTGGCTCACCTACGGCTTCCTCTACCTCACGGCGGCGGTGCTCGCGGTGCCCATTGCCAAGGCCCTGGGCCTGGGCGCCATCATTGGCTACCTCGCGGCGGGCATTGCCATCGGGCCGTGGGGCCTGGGCCTGGTCAGCAACGTGCAGGACATCCTGCACTTCGCCGAATTCGGTGTGGTGCTCATGCTGTTTCTGGTGGGACTGGAGCTGCAACCGAGCCGCCTGTGGGCGCTGCGCCGGCCCATCTTCGGCACTGGCAGCGCACAGGTGCTGGGGTGCGCAGCCGTGCTGTTTGCGCTGGGCGCGCTGGCGGGCCTGCCTTGGCGCGTGAGCCTGGTGGGCGCACTGGGCCTGGCGCTGTCGTCCACCGCCATTGCGCTGCAGTCGCTGACCGAGCGCAACCTGCTGCGCACGCAAAGTGGGCAAGCCGGGTTCTCCATCCTGTTGTTCCAGGACGTTGCCGCCATCCCCATCCTGGCCATGTTGCCGGTACTGGGCGCCGCCGCTGGCGAAGGCGTGGGCCACACGCCCGGCGATGTGGCGCTGGAGGCGCTCAAGATCGTGGCCGTGATTGCCGCCATCATCCTGGGCGGGCGCCTGCTGCTGCGTCCCGTGCTGCGCTGGATCGCCAAGAGCAACACGCCCGAGATCTTCACCGCCGCCGCGCTGCTGCTGGTGGTGGGCATTGCCTACCTGATGGTGATGGTGGGCCTGTCGATGGCGCTGGGCGCGTTTCTTGCCGGCGTGCTGCTGGCTGACAGCGAATACCGGCGCGAGCTGGAGGCCGACATCGAGCCCTTCAAGGGCCTGCTGCTCGGCCTGTTCTTCATCGCCGTGGGCATGAGCATCGACTTCGGCGTCATCCTGCGCTCGCCCGGCCTCATGGCCGCTATCCTGATCGGCTTCCTCGCGGCCAAGGCCGTCGTCATCTACACCCTGGCCAAGCTGGTCAACATCCCTTACCAGGAGCGCCCCGTGTTCACGCTGCTGCTGGCGCAAGGGGGTGAATTTGCGTTTGTGGTGTTCCAGGCCGCTGCGGGCGCCAATGTGTTCCCGGCCGAAACCGCTTCGCTGCTGATTGGCGCCGTGGCGCTCTCGATGCTGATCAGCCCGCTGCTGCTGGTGCTGCTGGACCGCGTGCTGCTGCGCCGCTATGCCAAGGTCAAGGCCCCCGCCGCCGAAGAAATCTCCGAGCCGCAAGAGGCGCCCATCATCATCGCGGGCTTCGGCCGCTACGGGCAGATCGTCTCGCGCGTGCTGCTGGCCGAGGGCATCCACACCACCGTGCTCGACCACAGCGTGGACATGCTGGAAGTGGCCCGCACCTTTGGCTACCGCGTGTTTTATGGCGACGCCACGCGCCTTGATCTGCTGCGCATTGCGGGGGCCGAACACGCCCGCATCCTGGTCATCGCCGTGGACGACGCCGAGCAGTCTCTGAAAATCGCCAAACTGGCCCGCGAGCACTTTCCCAACCTGCAGATCGTGGCCCGCGCACGCGACATCACCCACTGGAACAAACTGCGCGACCTGGGCGTAACGCTGGTGCAGCGCGAGCTTTTCGAGTCCAGCCTCAAAAGCGCCCACACCGTGCTGGAGTTGATGGGCCTGTCACCCGCTGAAGCCACCACCTTCACCGACCGCTTTCGCAAACACAACATCGCGCTGGCTGACCGCATGTACCCGCACCACAAAGACCAGGCCAAATACATCGCCGTGGCGCGCGAAGGACGCAGCCAGTTGGCCGAGCAGATGGCCAAGGAACGGCAAGAAAGCGCCGCATTGGGGGCTACGGGCGGGCAGTACCCGGGGTATGGCGTGCCAGAGGACGGCATCAGGGGTGACGGGGCAGCCAGTGCCCGGCATTCAGATAAATAA